Proteins from one Panicum virgatum strain AP13 chromosome 7K, P.virgatum_v5, whole genome shotgun sequence genomic window:
- the LOC120641951 gene encoding flavanone 3-dioxygenase 2-like, whose amino-acid sequence MAASSGALPVVDLAPFFTEDDSGGAARATAAVREACLTHGFFRAVNHGVPAELMSRALQLSAAFFALPDDEKARARPAEGAVAPLPAGYARQPAHSADKNEYVLVFDPKLGFNVYPSEPAGFREAVEECYTKFTELGLLLQEVLNECMGLPPGFLRDYNGDRSFDFMVALRYFPATEEENNGLSAHEDGNCITFVIQDGVGGLEVLKDGDWVPAEPVDGSIIVNIGDVIQVLSNNRLKSATHRVVRKPAHRHSLAFFFNIHGDKWIEPLPEFTTKVGEAPRYRGFVFNEYQQLRMRNKTHPPSRPEDVVHITHYAIT is encoded by the exons ATGGCGGCCAGCAGCGGCGCTCTCCCCGTGGTGGATCTGGCGCCTTTCTTCACCGAAGACGatagcggcggcgccgcccgcgccaccgcggccgTGCGCGAGGCGTGCCTGACGCACGGCTTCTTCCGCGCCGTCAACCACGGCGTGCCGGCGGAGCTCATGTCGCGCGCGCTCCAGCTGTCGGCCGCCTTCTTCGCGCTGCCGGACGACGAGAAGGCCAGGGCCCGGCCGGCAGAGGGGGCCGTGGCGCCCCTCCCGGCTGGCTACGCTCGGCAGCCGGCGCACTCGGCCGACAAGAACGAGTACGTGCTGGTGTTTGATCCGAAGCTCGGGTTCAACGTGTACCCCTCTGAGCCTGCTGGATTCAG agaggcggtggaggagtGTTACACCAAGTTCACCGAACTGGGTCTGCTCCTCCAGGAGGTCCTGAATGAGTGCATGGGCCTGCCGCCGGGGTTCCTCAGGGACTACAACGGCGACCGCAGCTTCGATTTCATGGTGGCGCTGCGCTACTTCCCGGCGACGGAGGAGGAGAACAACGGCCTCAGCGCGCACGAGGACGGCAACTGCATCACCTTCGTCATCCAGGATGGCGTCGGGGGACTCGAGGTCCTCAAGGACGGCGACTGGGTCCCGGCGGAGCCCGTCGACGGCAGCATCATCGTCAACATCGGCGACGTCATACAG GTGCTGAGCAACAATAGGCTGAAGAGCGCGACGCACCGGGTGGTGAGGAAGCCGGCGCACAGGCACTCGCTCGCGTTCTTCTTCAACATCCACGGCGACAAGTGGATCGAGCCGCTGCCGGAGTTCACGACGAAGgtcggcgaggcgccgcgcTACAGGGGCTTCGTGTTCAATGAGTACCAGCAGCTGCGGATGAGGAACAAGACCCATCCACCGTCCAGGCCCGAGGACGTCGTCCACATCACCCACTATGCCATAACTTAG
- the LOC120641954 gene encoding pentatricopeptide repeat-containing protein At1g80550, mitochondrial-like — protein MLFLVRRRRRALALPFSTLQAAAPASSPTPPSSLDAAAVLQTLSLYANDWRRALDFFHWSASPAGANLPPTAATLARAVDILGKHFEFPLATSLILSHHDPARRDPAFLRPALRALLNRLAAANLVDDAVRAFESTAASIGLRDEASFHLLIDALCDHRRVDEADHLCFGKDPPPFPLGTKTHNLFLRGWAKTRAWARLRQLWFDMDRRGVAKDLHSYSIYMDALAKSGKPWKAFKIFKEMKQKGVPIDVVAYNTAIHAVGLAQGVDSAVRLYRQMVDAGCKPNTATFNAIIKLFCKEGRFKEGYAFVQQMHKTGCKPDVLTYHCFFQYLSRPQEVLGLFEKMLERGCQPRMDTYVMVIKRFGRWGFLRPVFIVWKAMEEQGLSPDAFAYNALIDALLQKGMVDLARKYDEEMLAKGLSPKPRKELGTKLPEAESDSDNVLNGVL, from the coding sequence ATGCTCTtcctcgtccgccgccgccgccgcgccctcgcgctcCCCTTCTCCACCCTACAGGCGgccgcccccgcctcctcccccaCGCCGCCCTCCTCTCTCGACGCCGCGGCGGTGCTCCAGACGCTCTCCCTCTACGCCAATGACTGGCGCCGCGCGCTCGACTTCTTCCACTGGTCCGCGTCCCCGGCCGGCGCCAACCTGCCCCCGACCGCCGCCACCCTCGCCCGCGCCGTCGACATCCTCGGCAAGCACTTCGAGTTCCCGCTCGCCACCTCCCTCATCCTCTCCCACCACGACCCCGCGCGGCGGGACCCCGCCTTCCTCCGCCCGGCGCTCCGCGCCCTACTcaaccgcctcgccgccgccaacctCGTCGACGACGCCGTCCGCGCGTTCGaatccaccgccgcctccatcggCCTCCGCGATGAGGCCTCCTTCCACCTCCTCATCGACGCGCTCTGCGACCACCGCCGCGTCGACGAGGCCGATCACCTGTGCTTCGGCAAGGACCCGCCGCCGTTCCCGCTGGGCACCAAGACCCACAACCTATTCCTCCGCGGGTGGGCTAAGACCCGCGCCTGGGCGCGCCTCCGCCAGCTGTGGTTCGACATGGACCGCCGCGGCGTTGCCAAGGACCTCCACTCCTACTCGATATACATGGACGCCCTTGCCAAGTCAGGCAAGCCGTGGAAGgccttcaaaattttcaaggaGATGAAGCAGAAAGGCGTTCCTATTGATGTCGTTGCGTACAATACTGCGATCCATGCGGTTGGGCTCGCACAGGGCGTCGATTCTGCTGTAAGGTTGTACAGACAGATGGTCGATGCTGGTTGCAAGCCGAATACCGCCACTTTCAATGCAATTATCAAGTTATTCTGCAAGGAGGGAAGGTTCAAGGAGGGGTATGCGTTTGTTCAGCAGATGCACAAGACTGGGTGCAAGCCTGATGTGCTAACATACCATTGCTTTTTTCAGTATTTGAGCCGCCCACAGGAGGTCCTCGGGCTGTTTGAGAAAATGCTTGAGAGGGGTTGCCAGCCTAGGATGGACACATATGTCATGGTCATAAAGAGGTTTGGGCGCTGGGGTTTCCTTCGGCCAGTGTTCATTGTGTGGAAGGCAATGGAAGAGCAGGGTCTTAGCCCCGATGCATTTGCATACAATGCACTCATTGATGCATTATTGCAAAAGGGTATGGTGGATTTGGCTAGGAAGTATGATGAGGAAATGCTTGCGAAGGGACTCTCACCTAAGCCAAGGAAAGAGCTGGGGACTAAGTTGCCAGAAGCGGAGTCTGACAGTGATAATGTACTGAATGGTGTGCTTTGA
- the LOC120641953 gene encoding probable cyclic nucleotide-gated ion channel 5 — MFDSAQKAQYMDGHRERFIRLEESSPRSSVPSEMGGRSTLRFSMPGFGYGSFNALRSFLSGVRKGSGRLKSLRQSLTSGAPKTAFAEDLKSYKINIFDPQDKLLFQMNWVFFVSCLFAVAVDPLFFFLPIINNSNCIGIDKKLAVTSTIIRTIIDCVYLIRVCLQFRTAYVAPSSRVFATGELVIDPMLIAKRYFKSYFAMDFVALLPLPQIVVWRYLHIPDGPDVRTTKTALVWVVLVQYIPRLLRIFPVIKDLKRTAGVFIETAWAGAAYYLLWFMLAGHNVGTLWYFLTIQREDSCWHKNCDPNGGCNSSYLYCNNTRDDNYDKWLNSTQVFDLCNGNQPDPFNFGIYQQALVSGILGPGNFVKKLCYCFWWGLQNLSTLGQGLSTSIYPGEVLFSIFICVLGLILFALLIGNMQSYLQSVAIRLEEMRVKKRDAEQWMHHRSLPPEIRQRVRRYERYRWLETRGVDEESLVQTLPKDLRRDIKRHLCLGLVKRVPLFENMDERLLDAICERLRPALYTENEFILREGDPVDEMHFILHGCLESVTTDGGRSGFFNKVQLKEGSFCGDELLTWALDPKSGANFPASSRTVKALTEVEAFALCAEELKFVASQFRRLHSRQVQHTFRFYSQQWRTWAACFIQAAWRRYYKRKMAEQRRKEEEAASRPSSSHPSLGATIYASRFAANAMRGVHRLRSKAVPAIVRLPKPPEPDFGVDDAD, encoded by the exons ATGTTTGACAGTGCTCAAAAAGCTCAATACATGGATGGGCACAGAGAGAGGTTTATTAG GCTGGAGGAGTCAAGTCCTAGGTCATCTGTACCTTCTGAAATGGGAGGCAGGAGTACCTTGAGGTTCAGCATGCCTGGGTTTGGTTATGGTTCATTTAATGCACTGAGATCTTTCTTGTCAGGGGTTCGAAAGGGTTCTGGACGACTGAAGTCACTTAGACAGTCACTTACGTCTGGAGCTCCTAAAACAGCTTTCGCGGAAGATCTTAAATCATATAAGATAAATATATTTGATCCCCAGGACAAACTTCTTTTCCAAATGAACTGGGTTTTCTTCGTGTCTTGCTTATTTGCTGTTGCAGTGGATCCACTGTTCTTCTTTCTACCCATCATCAACAATTCAAACTGCATTGGCATAGATAAAAAATTGGCAGTGACATCAACAATAATACGGACGATTATTGATTGTGTCTACCTTATACGTGTGTGTCTTCAATTCCGCACTGCTTATGTTGCCCCATCTTCTCGTGTGTTTGCAACTGGTGAGCTTGTGATTGATCCAATGCTAATTGCAAAGCGGTACTTTAAAAGTTACTTTGCAATGGACTTTGTTGCATTGCTACCACTTCCACAG ATTGTTGTTTGGAGGTATCTCCACATTCCAGATGGCCCAGATGTACGGACAACAAAAACTGCACTGGTCTGGGTTGTCCTGGTGCAGTACATTCCAAGGTTGCTTCGAATATTCCCTGTGATCAAAGATTTGAAAAGAACAGCTGGTGTTTTTATTGAAACTGCTTGGGCTGGTGCTGCTTATTATCTTCTATGGTTTATGCTGGCTGGTCAT AATGTaggtactttgtggtacttTTTAACCATACAACGTGAAGATAGCTGCTGGCATAAGAATTGTGATCCCAATGGTGGATGCAATAGCAGCTACTTGTATTGCAATAATACTCGGGATGATAACTACGATAAATGGCTTAATAGTACCCAAGTATTCGACCTGTGCAATGGTAACCAACCTGATCCTTTCAACTTTGGCATTTACCAGCAAGCACTGGTCTCTGGAATACTTGGTCCAGGAAATTTTGTCAAAAAATTGTGTTATTGCTTCTGGTGGGGATTGCAAAATCTAAG CACCCTTGGTCAAGGGCTTTCAACAAGCATATACCCTGGAGAAGTGCTATTCTCAATTTTTATATGTGTGCTCGGACTAATCCTCTTCGCTCTTCTCATTGGTAACATGCAG TCTTATCTCCAATCAGTTGCTATACGTCTCGAAGAAATGAGAGTTAAGAAACGTGATGCTGAGCAGTGGATGCACCACCGTTCACTGCCACCGGAAATCAGACAAAGAGTGAGGCGTTATGAACGATATAGGTGGTTGGAGACGAGAGGAGTAGATGAAGAAAGTTTGGTTCAAACACTTCCGAAAGATCTTAGGAGGGATATCAAACGACATCTCTGTTTGGGTCTCGTTAAAAGG GTACCTTTGTTTGAGAACATGGATGAACGATTGTTGGATGCAATATGCGAGCGACTAAGACCTGCACTCTACACTGAAAATGAATTCATCCTGAGAGAAGGTGATCCGGTGGATGAGATGCATTTTATTCTGCATGGTTGTTTGGAGAGCGTAACCACTGATGGTGGACGAAGTGGATTCTTTAACAAAGTCCAGCTAAAGGAAGGTTCTTTCTGTGGTGATGAGTTACTCACCTGGGCATTGGACCCCAAGTCGGGTGCTAATTTCCCAGCTTCTAGTAGAACTGTCAAGGCACTCACCGAGGTTGAGGCATTTGCCTTGTGCGCTGAGGAGCTGAAATTCGTGGCCAGTCAGTTCAGGAGGCTGCACAGCAGGCAGGTTCAGCACACATTCAGATTCTATTCCCAGCAATGGAGGACTTGGGCCGCCTGCTTCATTCAAGCGGCATGGCGCCGCTACTACAAGAGGAAGATGGCGGAGCAGCGTCGCaaggaagaagaggcagcaagcAGGCCAAGTAGTAGCCACCCTAGCCTTGGGGCGACCATCTACGCATCTCGTTTTGCGGCCAACGCCATGAGAGGGGTTCACAGACTAAGAAGCAAGGCTGTCCCCGCAATCGTCAGGCTGCCAAAGCCCCCAGAACCAGATTTTGGTGTCGATGACGCTGACTAA
- the LOC120641952 gene encoding gibberellin 20 oxidase 2-like — protein sequence MAAGGAFPVVDLAPFFAEGDSSGRARATEAVLEACRTHGCFRVVNHGVPAELMARALKLSAAFFALPDDEKARARQAEGTVAPVPAGYTRQPAHSADKREYVLVFDPKLGFNEYPTEPAGFREAVEECYAKFTELGLLLQEVLNECMGLPPGFLRDYNGDRDFDFMVAHHYFPATEEENYGLRAHEDGNCITFIIQDGVGGLEVLKDGDWIPAEPVDGSIIVNIGDVILVLSNNRLKSATHRVVRKPAHRHSLAFFLNIHGDKWIEPLPEFTTKIGEAPRYRGFVFNEYQQLRMRNKTHPPSRPEDVVHITHYAI from the exons atggcggccggcggcgctttCCCCGTGGTGGATCTGGCGCCTTTCTTCGCCGAAGGCGACAgcagcggccgcgcccgcgccaccgAGGCCGTGCTCGAGGCGTGCCGGACGCACGGCTGCTTCCGCGTCGTCAACCACGGCGTGCCGGCCGAGCTCATGGCGCGCGCGCTCAAGTTATCAGCTGCGTTTTTCGCGCTGCCGGACGACGAGAAGGCCAGGGCCCGGCAGGCCGAGGGGACCGTGGCGCCCGTCCCGGCAGGCTACACTCGGCAGCCGGCGCACTCGGCCGACAAACGCGAGTACGTGCTGGTGTTTGATCCGAAGCTCGGGTTCAACGAGTACCCCACTGAGCCAGCCGGATTCAG AGAAGCAGTGGAGGAGTGTTACGCCAAGTTCACCGAGCTGGGGCTGCTCCTCCAGGAGGTCCTGAACGAGTGCATGGGCCTGCCGCCGGGCTTCCTCAGGGACTACAACGGCGACCGCGACTTCGACTTCATGGTGGCGCATCACTACTTCCCGGCGACGGAGGAGGAGAACTACGGCCTCAGAGCTCACGAGGACGGCAACTGCATCACCTTCATCATCCAGGACGGAGTCGGGGGACTCGAGGTCCTCAAGGACGGCGACTGGATCCCGGCGGAGCCCGTCGACGGCAGCATCATCGTCAACATCGGCGACGTCATACTG GTGCTGAGCAACAACAGGTTGAAGAGCGCGACGCACCGGGTGGTGAGGAAGCCGGCGCACAGGCACTCGCTCGCGTTCTTCCTCAACATCCACGGCGACAAGTGGATCGAACCGCTGCCGGAGTTCACGACAAAgatcggcgaggcgccgcgcTACAGGGGGTTCGTCTTCAACGAGTACCAGCAGCTGCGGATGAGGAACAAGACACATCCACCGTCCAGGCCCGAGGACGTCGTCCACATCACCCACTACGCCATCTAG